In Edaphobacter dinghuensis, one genomic interval encodes:
- a CDS encoding 30S ribosomal protein S1: protein MVDDHNPEHTESKPLTTELETLAPEATAANTELSSESTSTQQHEAVHEAAANNAQQDAQSGHVATVTAAAEESADDDLNYDAADFAAALANFDREQAADAAAAQNLTAEEAIVAGTVLKITDKYVVVDIGLKSEGLIPLAQVLDIHGAPKFQVGDSVEVVVEREEPEGGYLVSYEKALRHKVWDKLELAANEKTPVKGMVLSRVKGGLTVDIGIKAFLPGSQVEVRPVRNLDGYIGTEIEVRVIKLNKKRGNVVISRKELLEEDQNAKKSVTLATLEEGSVLTGTVKNLTDYGAFVDMGGLDGLLHITDMSWGRLTHPRDLVNVGDEIQVKVLKFDKEKQRVSLGFKQLTPDPWLDAIERYPIGAQVRGRVLSVTDYGAFVELEQGIEGLVHVSEMTWSKRMKHPSKMVKPGDEVDTIILSVNPNDRRISLGMKQLQDNPWEQLEDKYPTGAIIEGRVRNLTDFGAFIEIEDGIDGLVHVSNLSWTKRIKHPSEVLKKGEKVKAIVLGVEPENRRLSLGVKQLQPDVWDTFFAQHRVGDVIKGKILRTAQFGAFVEIAEGVEGLCHVSEAVDANHQPVAMDVDSEHEFKIVKMNQEEKKVGLSIRAVGEEASRAEVESYKEREKSPKGGSGSSSSSSSSSSTTLGDLINWKRSERE from the coding sequence ATGGTAGACGACCATAATCCTGAACACACCGAGAGCAAACCCCTGACCACCGAACTGGAAACCCTAGCGCCCGAAGCGACAGCGGCCAACACCGAACTGTCTTCTGAATCCACCTCAACCCAACAGCATGAAGCTGTCCACGAAGCCGCCGCCAACAACGCGCAACAAGATGCTCAATCCGGGCATGTTGCAACCGTTACGGCCGCCGCCGAAGAGTCTGCCGACGACGACTTGAACTACGATGCCGCTGACTTTGCGGCAGCGCTGGCGAATTTTGACCGCGAGCAGGCAGCCGATGCCGCCGCCGCCCAGAATCTGACCGCCGAAGAGGCGATTGTCGCCGGTACCGTCCTCAAGATTACGGACAAGTATGTTGTTGTCGATATCGGGCTCAAGTCGGAAGGTTTGATTCCGCTGGCACAGGTGCTGGACATCCATGGCGCACCGAAGTTCCAGGTTGGCGATTCCGTTGAGGTTGTGGTTGAGCGTGAGGAGCCGGAAGGCGGCTACCTGGTCAGCTACGAGAAGGCGTTGCGCCACAAGGTCTGGGACAAGCTGGAGCTTGCCGCCAATGAGAAGACCCCCGTCAAGGGCATGGTTCTCAGCCGCGTCAAGGGTGGTCTGACCGTCGATATTGGCATCAAGGCGTTTCTGCCCGGATCGCAGGTCGAGGTTCGCCCCGTCCGCAATCTGGATGGCTACATCGGTACCGAGATCGAAGTTCGCGTCATCAAGCTGAACAAGAAGCGCGGCAATGTCGTGATCAGCCGGAAGGAACTGCTCGAAGAAGACCAGAACGCCAAGAAGTCGGTTACGCTGGCGACCCTGGAAGAGGGCAGCGTTCTGACCGGAACGGTCAAGAACCTGACCGACTACGGCGCATTCGTGGATATGGGCGGTCTGGATGGCCTGCTGCACATCACCGACATGAGCTGGGGCCGGTTGACGCATCCGCGTGATCTGGTCAATGTCGGCGACGAGATTCAGGTGAAGGTGCTGAAGTTCGACAAGGAGAAGCAGCGGGTTTCGCTGGGCTTCAAGCAGTTGACGCCTGACCCATGGCTGGACGCGATCGAGCGTTACCCGATTGGGGCGCAGGTTCGTGGCCGCGTTCTCTCGGTTACCGACTACGGCGCGTTCGTCGAGCTGGAGCAGGGCATCGAAGGACTCGTTCACGTCTCGGAGATGACCTGGTCGAAGCGGATGAAGCATCCGTCGAAGATGGTGAAGCCGGGCGATGAGGTCGACACGATCATTCTGAGCGTGAACCCGAACGACCGCCGCATCTCGCTGGGCATGAAGCAGTTGCAGGACAATCCCTGGGAGCAGTTGGAGGACAAGTATCCGACTGGCGCGATCATTGAGGGCCGTGTTCGCAACCTGACCGACTTCGGCGCATTCATCGAGATCGAAGATGGCATCGACGGCCTGGTACACGTCTCGAACCTGAGCTGGACTAAGCGCATCAAGCATCCTTCGGAGGTCCTGAAGAAGGGCGAGAAGGTCAAGGCGATCGTTCTGGGCGTTGAGCCGGAGAACCGCCGCCTGTCGCTGGGCGTCAAGCAGTTGCAGCCCGATGTCTGGGACACGTTCTTTGCCCAGCACCGTGTGGGCGACGTCATCAAGGGCAAGATTCTGCGCACGGCGCAGTTTGGCGCCTTCGTTGAGATTGCGGAAGGAGTCGAGGGCTTGTGCCACGTCTCCGAGGCGGTCGATGCGAACCACCAGCCGGTGGCGATGGATGTGGACTCGGAGCACGAGTTCAAGATCGTCAAGATGAACCAGGAAGAGAAGAAGGTCGGTCTCAGCATTCGGGCAGTTGGCGAAGAGGCCAGCCGCGCTGAGGTGGAGAGCTACAAGGAGCGTGAGAAGTCGCCGAAGGGTGGGTCGGGTTCGTCCTCGTCCTCCTCGTCGAGCAGCAGCACCACGCTGGGCGATCTGATCAACTGGAAGCGATCTGAGCGCGAGTAA
- a CDS encoding tetratricopeptide repeat protein — protein MCGLFLVPFLLLSPSAQGQQPNAQAMQLMQQGAAAMRQGNAAAAERYFSQATVAAPGFAEGFLDLGLIQLREGKPDAAEVSLAKAIALNPELQGAHMFLGIAKYQMREVDEAATNLREEIRLQPQSVEALTWLGIVELGVGDADKAAPPLDQAVELSPKDPNLLYLRARAHSLIAQESYQALYQLDPDSWRVHKALGESYSALRQPEKAVEEFEKAVAKEPTNADLYESLGDEYQKLSRFDDATKAYQQEAKLDPHNGIALYNLGKIDVERGDPEAGIALLRQAIEAHASPAPSYFYLGLGLSKVGKNEESAKWLERSMQSDPSDFIKQSGYYELSRVYQKLGRREDSLHALDELKKLKDKQAAAVGQHS, from the coding sequence ATGTGCGGTCTGTTCCTTGTGCCGTTCCTGTTACTTTCTCCTTCGGCTCAAGGGCAGCAACCCAATGCGCAGGCCATGCAATTGATGCAGCAGGGAGCAGCCGCTATGCGGCAGGGGAATGCTGCTGCGGCAGAGCGGTACTTCTCGCAGGCGACGGTCGCAGCGCCCGGGTTTGCCGAGGGGTTTCTAGACTTGGGACTGATCCAACTGCGCGAGGGCAAGCCGGATGCCGCCGAGGTCTCGCTGGCAAAGGCGATTGCGCTGAACCCGGAGCTACAGGGCGCGCATATGTTTCTGGGCATCGCGAAGTATCAGATGCGCGAGGTGGACGAAGCGGCGACAAATCTGAGGGAGGAGATTCGTCTTCAGCCGCAGAGCGTAGAGGCGCTGACGTGGCTGGGCATCGTAGAGCTGGGCGTAGGAGACGCGGACAAGGCGGCTCCGCCGCTCGATCAGGCTGTGGAGCTATCGCCAAAAGATCCGAACCTGCTCTACCTGCGGGCGCGGGCGCACAGCCTGATCGCGCAGGAGTCGTACCAGGCTTTGTACCAGCTCGATCCCGATTCATGGCGCGTTCATAAGGCGCTGGGAGAGAGCTATTCGGCGCTGCGGCAGCCGGAGAAGGCGGTCGAGGAGTTCGAGAAGGCGGTGGCAAAGGAGCCGACGAATGCGGATCTCTATGAGTCGCTGGGGGATGAGTATCAGAAGCTGAGCCGCTTCGACGATGCGACCAAGGCGTACCAGCAGGAGGCGAAGCTCGATCCGCACAACGGAATCGCTCTTTATAACCTGGGCAAGATCGACGTGGAGCGTGGCGACCCGGAGGCGGGTATTGCGCTGCTGCGGCAGGCGATTGAGGCACATGCGAGTCCGGCGCCGAGCTACTTTTATTTGGGGCTGGGGCTGTCGAAGGTGGGCAAGAACGAGGAGTCGGCGAAGTGGCTGGAGAGATCGATGCAGAGCGATCCCTCGGACTTCATCAAACAGAGCGGCTACTACGAGTTGTCGAGGGTGTACCAGAAGCTGGGGCGAAGAGAAGACTCGCTGCACGCGCTCGATGAGTTGAAGAAGTTGAAGGACAAGCAGGCCGCTGCCGTAGGACAACACTCGTAG
- a CDS encoding HIT family protein — MDRLWTPWRYNYITRADEQARTGVPPALSGWPASEDKHCVFCNMIAATDYAIAHGMPQEKAEQAAHILHRGPNCFVCLNAYPYATGHVLILPYLHVDSLAALPPEPAQEMILTAQRIERSLRHVYHPDGLNLGMNLGESAGAGVANHIHLHALPRWRGDTNFMTVTAETRVLPETLDVTWTKLREAFSTSSSSAAPSSATSAPK, encoded by the coding sequence ATGGATCGTCTCTGGACCCCTTGGCGCTACAACTACATCACCCGGGCCGACGAGCAGGCCCGCACCGGCGTCCCCCCTGCGCTCTCCGGCTGGCCTGCCTCCGAAGACAAGCACTGCGTCTTCTGCAACATGATCGCCGCCACCGACTACGCCATCGCCCACGGCATGCCGCAGGAGAAGGCCGAGCAAGCCGCGCACATCCTCCATCGCGGGCCTAACTGCTTTGTCTGCCTCAACGCCTACCCCTACGCCACTGGCCACGTCCTCATCCTGCCCTACCTGCACGTCGACTCGCTCGCCGCCCTTCCCCCCGAGCCCGCGCAGGAGATGATCCTCACCGCGCAACGCATCGAGCGTAGCCTTCGCCACGTCTACCACCCCGACGGTCTCAACCTCGGCATGAATCTCGGCGAATCCGCCGGCGCAGGCGTAGCCAACCATATCCATCTCCACGCCCTGCCGCGATGGAGAGGCGACACCAACTTCATGACCGTCACCGCCGAGACCCGCGTCCTCCCCGAGACCCTCGACGTCACCTGGACAAAGCTACGCGAGGCCTTCTCCACAAGTTCATCGAGCGCCGCTCCATCGAGTGCAACTTCCGCACCGAAGTAA
- a CDS encoding putative quinol monooxygenase gives MLSFTVRMTFAHDDHAEITEMLRHLTVASRQEPGCVSYIAHFLEGDLGTVLIYEQYADEAALEHHRTTPHFHQYAIGGLYQRMRERQVENLTAVC, from the coding sequence ATGTTGAGCTTTACGGTACGAATGACGTTTGCGCATGACGATCATGCGGAGATTACCGAGATGCTGCGGCATCTGACGGTGGCTTCGCGGCAGGAGCCGGGATGCGTCAGCTATATCGCGCATTTTCTTGAGGGCGATCTGGGCACGGTGCTGATCTATGAGCAGTATGCGGACGAAGCTGCGCTTGAGCACCACCGGACGACGCCGCACTTTCACCAATATGCGATTGGCGGACTCTACCAGAGGATGCGCGAGCGGCAGGTGGAGAACCTTACGGCTGTCTGCTGA
- a CDS encoding nuclear transport factor 2 family protein has translation MTLHGQPIRLRRGLIAALAAFAVISVGVAGQRAFADPAVHVKKHSLKEQVEALEEQWRVAQLAGDTGTMGKMLSDDYVGISMTGEVDTKAQQLRRVTDRRMVLTKIELSDMKVKLVGAVAIVTSQAQVEGTNDGISVQGTYRYTRIYRHLPTGQWRITSFEATREHHHRHDGQTADSQVPPVAPGEPQPATESK, from the coding sequence ATGACGTTACATGGTCAACCAATTCGTCTTCGTCGTGGTCTGATCGCGGCGCTCGCAGCGTTCGCGGTGATCTCCGTCGGGGTAGCGGGGCAACGGGCGTTTGCAGATCCAGCGGTGCACGTGAAGAAGCACAGCCTGAAGGAGCAGGTGGAGGCCCTGGAGGAGCAGTGGCGGGTGGCGCAGCTTGCGGGTGATACCGGGACGATGGGCAAGATGTTGTCGGACGACTATGTGGGCATCTCGATGACGGGAGAGGTGGATACCAAGGCGCAGCAGCTACGCCGGGTGACGGATCGGCGGATGGTGCTGACCAAGATCGAGTTGAGTGACATGAAGGTAAAGCTGGTGGGGGCGGTCGCGATTGTGACCTCGCAGGCGCAGGTCGAGGGTACGAATGATGGGATCTCGGTGCAGGGAACGTATCGCTACACCAGGATTTATCGGCATCTGCCGACGGGGCAGTGGAGGATCACGAGCTTCGAGGCTACGCGCGAGCACCATCACCGGCACGATGGACAGACCGCCGATTCGCAGGTTCCTCCAGTGGCCCCTGGCGAGCCTCAGCCTGCGACGGAATCGAAATAA
- a CDS encoding adenylosuccinate synthase yields MSQRKTAVILGAQWGDEGKGKIVDVLSEKFSVVARYAGGHNAGHTVIIKGKKFVLQLIPCGVLRPECKGVIGNGVVFDPMAFLSEVKKLKDAGLKVDGQLFVSNRAQVILPYHRMIELAAETAPGRTKIGTTRRGIGPAYEDKVHRNGLRVVDLLNPALLRTHIKNACDEKNTIAHALFGTEPLDPKGMYEEYSRLAEQVAPFVTDTAVLLNEAIKNGEKVMFEGAQGALLDIDHGTYPFVTSSSATSGGAVTGTGVGPTLIGTVIGVTKAYVTRVGEGPFPTEIHDSSADLLRARGQEYGAVTGRPRRCGWLDLPLLRYSNMINGTEWLVVTKMDVMDECDEIPVCTGYKIDGKLTDVIPADMRGFEAIEPVYTKLKGWKSSTEGITEFDKLPQLAQDYLHFIEKESGAKIGMVSTGPDRDQTITIAGFEEALNS; encoded by the coding sequence GTGAGTCAACGCAAAACAGCGGTTATTTTGGGTGCCCAGTGGGGCGATGAAGGCAAAGGCAAGATCGTCGATGTGCTGTCGGAGAAGTTCTCCGTCGTGGCACGGTATGCGGGCGGCCATAATGCCGGGCACACGGTCATCATCAAGGGCAAGAAGTTTGTGCTGCAACTGATTCCCTGCGGCGTATTGCGGCCGGAGTGCAAGGGCGTGATCGGCAACGGCGTCGTTTTTGACCCGATGGCGTTTTTGAGCGAAGTGAAGAAGCTGAAGGACGCTGGCCTGAAGGTCGACGGCCAGCTCTTTGTCTCGAACCGGGCTCAGGTGATTCTGCCCTACCACCGCATGATCGAGTTGGCGGCCGAGACGGCTCCGGGGCGGACGAAGATTGGGACGACGCGGCGCGGCATTGGGCCGGCGTATGAGGACAAGGTTCATCGCAACGGGCTGCGGGTGGTCGATCTGCTGAACCCGGCGCTGCTGCGGACGCACATCAAGAACGCCTGCGACGAGAAGAACACCATTGCGCATGCGCTGTTTGGGACGGAGCCGCTGGACCCCAAGGGGATGTATGAGGAGTATTCGCGGCTGGCCGAGCAAGTGGCACCGTTTGTGACGGATACTGCGGTGCTATTGAACGAGGCGATCAAGAACGGCGAGAAGGTGATGTTCGAGGGAGCGCAGGGTGCGCTGCTCGATATCGACCATGGAACGTATCCGTTTGTTACGTCGTCGTCGGCTACGTCCGGCGGGGCGGTGACGGGTACGGGAGTTGGGCCGACGCTGATCGGGACTGTGATCGGCGTGACCAAGGCTTATGTGACTCGCGTAGGCGAGGGGCCGTTCCCGACGGAGATACATGACAGCTCTGCTGACCTGCTGCGTGCTCGCGGACAGGAGTATGGCGCGGTGACGGGCCGTCCGCGGCGCTGCGGCTGGCTGGACCTGCCGTTGCTGCGGTACAGCAACATGATTAATGGCACGGAGTGGCTGGTCGTCACCAAGATGGACGTGATGGACGAGTGCGACGAGATTCCTGTGTGCACGGGCTACAAGATCGACGGTAAGCTGACGGACGTGATTCCGGCAGACATGCGCGGTTTTGAGGCGATTGAGCCGGTGTACACCAAGCTGAAGGGCTGGAAGTCTTCGACCGAGGGAATTACGGAGTTCGACAAACTGCCGCAACTGGCGCAGGATTATCTGCACTTTATCGAGAAGGAGTCGGGTGCGAAGATCGGCATGGTTTCGACCGGGCCGGACCGCGACCAGACGATCACGATTGCAGGGTTTGAAGAAGCGCTGAATTCTTAG
- a CDS encoding serine hydrolase domain-containing protein, giving the protein MIKLRQLGSLFAVLSLSISLVAQKIPSGAAIDAKVNGLMTQTGVKGMAVAVIDHGRVKYVHVYGIRNAKGDPLTTDTVMYGASLTKTVFAYTVLQLVDQGKLNLDTPIAADLDRPLPTYGPDPVFPDKYGPYKDLADDPRWKKITPRMCLDHSTGFSNFWFIEPDHKLHIHFDPGTHFSYSGEGFGLLQFVVEHGRKSQGLGLDVGDLTHANFVRLGMTRTSLTWREGQNPNVADGWNDHGQPEPHSKRSKVRVAGSMNTTISDMAKFTAALVRGDGLSAASRAEMVKPSLHITTRTQFPLFQPDLPVSEQRKDLNAGLGVVVFDGPQGPGFYKGGHDGQTANTMVCIERRQRCALILSNDVRSEAQFADLVRFLLGDTGVPYEWEYGDYAGKS; this is encoded by the coding sequence ATGATCAAGTTGAGGCAGCTAGGCTCTCTGTTTGCAGTGCTCTCTCTTTCCATTTCTCTGGTTGCACAGAAGATTCCGTCGGGAGCTGCCATCGATGCGAAGGTGAACGGCCTGATGACGCAGACAGGCGTCAAAGGCATGGCGGTTGCCGTCATCGACCACGGCCGGGTGAAGTATGTTCATGTCTACGGTATCCGCAATGCGAAGGGCGACCCGCTGACGACGGACACTGTCATGTATGGAGCGTCTCTCACCAAGACCGTGTTCGCGTATACGGTGCTGCAATTGGTGGATCAAGGCAAGCTGAACCTCGATACACCGATCGCGGCTGATCTTGACAGACCGCTGCCGACCTACGGACCTGATCCTGTCTTTCCTGACAAGTACGGCCCATACAAAGACCTTGCCGATGATCCGCGCTGGAAGAAGATTACGCCGCGCATGTGTCTCGATCACTCGACCGGCTTCAGCAACTTCTGGTTTATTGAGCCGGACCATAAGCTGCATATCCACTTCGATCCCGGCACGCACTTCAGCTATTCGGGTGAGGGTTTCGGCCTGCTGCAATTTGTTGTCGAACATGGTCGAAAGTCGCAAGGGCTGGGGCTCGATGTGGGCGACCTGACCCATGCGAACTTTGTACGTTTAGGAATGACGCGCACAAGCCTGACGTGGCGCGAGGGCCAGAACCCGAATGTTGCGGACGGCTGGAACGATCATGGTCAACCGGAGCCTCACTCCAAGCGCAGCAAGGTGCGCGTAGCCGGGTCGATGAACACCACTATCTCGGACATGGCGAAGTTTACCGCCGCACTGGTGCGCGGCGATGGCCTGTCAGCCGCATCGCGCGCCGAGATGGTTAAGCCTTCGCTGCACATTACGACGCGGACACAGTTTCCGCTCTTCCAGCCTGATCTTCCGGTGAGCGAGCAGCGCAAAGACCTTAACGCCGGGCTGGGCGTTGTTGTATTCGATGGGCCGCAGGGACCGGGCTTTTACAAGGGCGGCCATGACGGCCAGACCGCCAACACCATGGTTTGCATCGAGCGAAGGCAGCGCTGTGCCCTGATCCTCTCGAACGATGTGCGTTCAGAGGCGCAGTTCGCCGATCTGGTTCGCTTTCTCCTTGGCGATACTGGCGTGCCCTACGAGTGGGAGTATGGAGACTACGCCGGGAAATCATAA
- a CDS encoding class I SAM-dependent methyltransferase has protein sequence MAEKTLKFYEALADHYHLIFEDWDSAIERQSRILGGLLASQTSVYPLKILDCACGIGTQAIGFAAMGHHVVASDLSPSEVKRAQQEALCRSLNLSFYVSDMTSLREIAESEFDVVVAMDNALPHLNAAQLGQATRAIVSKLKPKGLFLASIRDYDKLILQKPTIQEPTFYGTHENRRIVHQVWDWIDDTRYVVHLYITAKSDEEWKTHHFVSEYRCMLRNELSDVLRTAGFGEIDWLMPSESGFYQPLVLARLSG, from the coding sequence ATGGCCGAGAAAACCCTGAAATTTTACGAAGCACTCGCTGACCATTACCACCTTATCTTCGAGGATTGGGATAGTGCCATTGAACGTCAGTCCAGGATTTTAGGTGGTCTTTTGGCATCTCAAACCTCTGTATATCCTTTAAAGATTTTGGATTGCGCGTGCGGGATTGGAACTCAGGCAATCGGGTTTGCGGCGATGGGTCATCACGTCGTCGCATCGGACCTGAGCCCGAGTGAAGTCAAACGAGCACAACAGGAGGCTCTCTGTCGCTCTCTGAATCTCTCGTTCTACGTTTCAGACATGACGTCGCTCCGAGAGATTGCCGAGAGCGAATTTGATGTTGTAGTAGCTATGGACAATGCCTTGCCACACTTGAATGCCGCTCAACTTGGACAAGCAACGCGAGCGATAGTCTCAAAGCTCAAACCAAAGGGGTTGTTCCTCGCAAGTATTCGCGACTACGACAAACTCATCCTCCAAAAACCGACGATTCAAGAACCGACGTTTTATGGCACGCATGAGAATCGGCGCATTGTCCATCAGGTATGGGATTGGATCGACGACACCAGATATGTCGTACACCTGTACATTACGGCCAAATCAGACGAGGAATGGAAGACACATCATTTCGTTTCGGAATATCGATGTATGCTGCGGAATGAGCTTTCAGATGTTCTGAGGACTGCTGGCTTCGGAGAGATTGATTGGCTTATGCCGTCTGAAAGTGGCTTTTACCAACCTCTGGTTCTGGCGCGACTGTCAGGCTAG